TGGTTACTAAGGCGGACGTTTTGGTGGCACTTCACCAGCTCGGCTACGACACCGTTAAGGACTCCCTCAGGGAGGACGGTCTCCTTATAGTTGAGACCGATCTCGTTAAGCCCGACAGAGATTACATCGGCGCTCCCTTCACGAGAATAGCCGAGGAAACAACGGGACTGGCATTGACGGTCAATATGGTCGCTCTCGGCTACCTCGTGGCAAAAACGGGCGTTGTCAAAAAGGAGAGCGTTGAGGAAGCCATCAGGAGGCGCGTTCCCGAGGGGACCGAGGAGATAAACATCAGGGCTTTTAGAGCCGGACTTAAGGAGGGATTGAAATGAGATACCCGTTTCCCGTTGGGAAGTCTGATTTCATTCAAGGAGACGAGGCCATAGCGAGGGCGGCTATTTTAGCGGGCTGTCGCTTCTACGCTGGCTACCCGATAACGCCAGCCAGCGAGATATTCGAGGCCATGGCCCTCTACATGCCACTCGTCGATGGTGTAAGCATACAGATGGAGGACGAGATAGCCAGCATAGCCGCGATAATAGGGGCCTCTTGGGCTGGGGCGAAGGCGATGACAGCCACTTCCGGCCCGGGCTTCAGTCTGATGCAGGAAAACCTTGGTTATGCAGTAATGACCGAGACACCGATAGTGGTCGTCAACATGATGCGCGGCGGCCCATCAACGGGCCAGCCGACGTTCCCGGCACAGGGCGACATAATGCAGGCCATCTGGGGTACCCACGGCGACCACATGCTGATCGTCCTTAGCCCATCAACGGTTCAGGAGGCCTTCGACTTCACGATTAGGGCCTTCAACCTAGCGGAGAAGTACAGAACGCCCGTGGTTATACTCGGCGATGCAGA
This genomic stretch from Thermococcus sp. harbors:
- a CDS encoding 2-oxoacid:ferredoxin oxidoreductase subunit gamma; protein product: MQIRLAGIGGQGVVLAGVILGEAAAIEGLNVLQTQDYSSASRGGHSIADIIISNEPIYDVMVTKADVLVALHQLGYDTVKDSLREDGLLIVETDLVKPDRDYIGAPFTRIAEETTGLALTVNMVALGYLVAKTGVVKKESVEEAIRRRVPEGTEEINIRAFRAGLKEGLK